CGGTAAAATACCAGGCACATTATCAGTATCTGATAAAACAAAGGGGGAAGCTTTATTTAGAAGAAGAGATTGAGGACAGATTGGCCAAATTTTATAAGGGATCATTAATTCAGGATGAAGAAATGTTTCCCATACAGTTCCAAGTGCCACCTGCTGTCGAATATATGCCTGAAAATGAAACACAAAGGGATCGAATTAGTTACCAATATGACCGCTTAAAAGCAGTACAATATGCGGAAAGATGGTGGAACAGCTACAATCCTGTTTATAAAAGGTTTGAGAATGATTGTACCAATTTTATATCTCAATGCCTCCGATCTGGCGGGGCGCCGATGAGAGGTTACCCGAACCGAGGCACAGGCTGGTGGCTGCAAACGAATAATTGGAGCTATAGCTGGGCCATTGCCCATTCATTGAGGCTGTATTTTTCAAACTCCAAGCTTGGTTTAAGGGCACAGGAAGTTGGCAGTCCTGATCAATTATTATTGGGCGATGTGATTTGTTACGATTTTGAAGGGGATGGAAGGTTCAATCATAATACG
Above is a genomic segment from Neobacillus endophyticus containing:
- a CDS encoding amidase domain-containing protein, yielding MRVVLQELFTKRAEQFVSTNRNRHDTFSKAERKLEAASRRSADIVKVNITGKIMKNTSEDEFETVKYQAHYQYLIKQRGKLYLEEEIEDRLAKFYKGSLIQDEEMFPIQFQVPPAVEYMPENETQRDRISYQYDRLKAVQYAERWWNSYNPVYKRFENDCTNFISQCLRSGGAPMRGYPNRGTGWWLQTNNWSYSWAIAHSLRLYFSNSKLGLRAQEVGSPDQLLLGDVICYDFEGDGRFNHNTIVTGKDAYGLPLVNAHTYNSRQRYWAYEDSSAYTPNIKYKFFTIVDE